One Archocentrus centrarchus isolate MPI-CPG fArcCen1 chromosome 14, fArcCen1, whole genome shotgun sequence DNA window includes the following coding sequences:
- the taf1 gene encoding transcription initiation factor TFIID subunit 1 isoform X2 translates to MSDSDSDDDQDRPFSITGFLFGNINEDGQLEDDSVLDNESKKHLAGLGTLGLGSLITEITANEDDDKEENRDPASVDAEGWVKSTEDAVDYSDISEVAEDETKKYRQAMGSLQPSRKTDDEDDYDADCEDIDSKLMPPPPPPTLPTSKKEEPSTQSSNVGEDGDGIILPSIIAPSSTGDKIDFSSSSDSESETDRPCQGSGAGGPADRLTLPLAGIMQKDAAKALPSVTELFPEFRPGRVLRFLRLFGPGKNVPSVWRSARRKKKRKHRDPQPGTPPPEGEPLEQSQEKKSGWIYEYPAPPPPEQCLSDDEITMMAPVESKFSQTCGDGDKEMESRPKVAEWRYGPAQLWYDMLGVPEDGSNFNYGFKLKEQQSSEPQKPDTPTEITEISQEVQVQEDNNDADDNEDDEAKDRKALENELFLMVTQLQWEDDIIWNGEDVKHKSTKTQRASLAGWLPSSMTRNANAYNAQQGLTRSNSQLVPPTPPPMPKAASISGSKRDKNSHDNQASQEEDCPWFSIFPIDNEELVYGRWEDNIIWDDQEMDQMLEPPVLTLDPNDENIILEIPDEKEETTSHSPSKENKKETAIKKSRILLGKTGVIKDEPQQNMSQPEVKDPWNLSNDEFYYPKQQGLRGTFGGNIIQHSIPALELRQPFFPTHMGPMKLRQFHRQTLKKYSFGALAQPGPHPAQPLLKHIKKKAKMREQERQASGGGDMFFMRTPQDLTGKDGDLILAEYSEEYPPLIMQVGMATKIKNYYKRKPGKDPGAPDCKYGETVYCHTSPFLGSLHPGQLLQAFENNLFRAPIYLHKMPETDFLVIRTRHGYYIREIVDIFVVGQECPLFEVPGPNSKRANTHIRDFLQVFIYRLFWKSKDRPRRIRMEDIKKAFPSHSESSIRKRLKLCADFKRTDRNLSIERALYACYGFYPKGMDSNWWVLKPDFRLPTEEEIRAMVSPEQCCAYYSMLVAEQRLKDAGYGEKSFFAPEEENEEDFQMKIDDEVRTAPWNTTRAFISAMKGKCLLEVTGVADPTGCGEGFSYVKVPNKPTQQKDDKEPQPVKKTVTGTDADLRRLSLKNAKQLLRKFGVPEEEIKKLSRWEVIDVVRTMSTEQARSGEGPMSKFARGSRFSVAEHQERYKEECQRIFDLQNKVLESTEVLSTDTDSSSAEDSDFEEMGKNIENMLQNKKTSSQLSREREEQERKELQRMLMGEESDRDKGRKERRKGLSSSLSTSSHKDDDTSSVTSLNSSATGRRLKIYRTFRDEDGKEYVRCETVRKAAVIDAYTRIRTTKDDEFIRKFALFDEQHREEMRKERRRIQEQLRRLKRNQEKDKIKGPPEKKTKKVKERPDLKVKLKCGACGAIGHMRTNKFCPLYYQTNAPPSNPVAMTEEQEEELEKTVIHNDNEELIKVEGTKIVLGKQLIESADEVRRKSLVLKFPKQQLPPKKKRRVGSAVHCDYLNKPHKAIHRRRTDPMVTLSSVLESIINDMRDHPNTYPFHTPVNAKVVKDYYKIITRPMDLQTLRENVRKRMYPSREEFREAVELIVKNSATYNGAKHPITQVAQSMLDLCDAKLKEKGDRLVRLEKAINPLLDDDDQVAFSFILDNIVTQKMMAVPDSWPFHQPVNKKFVPDYYKVIVNPMDLETVRKNISKHKYQNRDTFLSDVSYIHTNSIKYNGSDSPYTKTALEIVNVCKQTLAEYDEHLTQLEKDISTAKEAALDAADLESLDPMTPGPYTPQPADLFDSGASGSVPREPSSLFSEGPLVGAPEKRVGQGRHSRRPGEEESDVDIEGFDEEDDGKPKTPAPAEDAEGDLEDEDDDEEMLLPPRRRLHDQDDDEEEEEEEGRSNRPAQASVLYQDLLMSDGEDDASEEEGDNPFSSIQLSESGSDSDREVDVRPAPPRRTQETARMGMEQDESMMSYEGDGPDGPHMEDSNVSYGSYEETESRSQMPPSSLGNGEEYGISEEEEEDEEDEARRRGPAVLSQVQLSEDEESEEFRSVGGDSDMDSDN, encoded by the exons ATGTCAGACTCGGACAGTGACGACGACCAAGATCGCCCCTTTTCTATAACTGGCTTCCTCTTTGGAAACATCAATGAAGACGGACAGCTAGAAGATGACAGTGTTCTGGACAAC GAGTCCAAAAAACATCTAGCTGGTTTGGGGACTCTGGGTCTGGGCTCACTTATTACGGAGATCACTGCCAATGAGGATGACGATAAGGAGGAAAACAGAGACCCTGCTAGCGTGGATGCAGAAG GTTGGGTGAAAAGCACTGAGGATGCAGTTGATTATTCTGACATCAGCGAAGTTGCTGAGGATGAGACAAAGAAATACCGGCAGGCCATGGGGTCTCTGCAGCCCAGCAGGAAAACAG ATGATGAGGATGACTATGATGCAGATTGTGAGGATATTGACTCCAAACTCatgccccctccaccaccaccaactcTTCCTACATCTAAAAAAGAGGAACCCTCCACTCAGAGCTCAAATG TTGGGGAAGATGGTGATGGTATCATCCTGCCTTCCATCATTGCTCCATCTTCTACGGGAGACAAGATTGACTTCAGCAGTTCCTCAGACTCTGAGTCAGAAACTGACCGTCCCTGTCAGGGTTCAGGTGCCGGTGGCCCTGCTGACAGGCTCACTCTCCCTCTTGCTGGGATCATGCAGAAAGATGCCGCCAAAGCATTGCCAAGTGTCACAGAGCTCTTCCCAGAGTTTAGGCCTGGAAGG gtgcttcGGTTCTTACGCTTGTTTGGTCCTGGAAAGAACGTGCCATCAGTTTGGAGGAGTGCCCGCAGGAAAAAGAAGCGAAAACACAGAGACCCTCAGCCTGGGACACCTCCTCCAGAAGGAGAACCCTTAGAGCAAAGCCAGGAGAAGAAATCTGGATGGATTTATGAGTATCCCGCCCCTCCACCTCCGGAGCAATGTCTTTCTGATGATGAG ATAACCATGATGGCTCCAGTAGAATCAAAGTTTTCACAAACTTGTGGTGATGGGGACAAGGAGATGGAATCTCGGCCTAAAGTAGCAGAATGGAGATATGGTCCAGCCCAGCTCTGGTACGACATGCTCGGGGTTCCTGAGGATGGAAGCAATTTTAACTATGGGTTCAAGCTTAAAGAACAGCAATCCAGTGAGCCTCAGAAGCCGGATACACCTACTGAAATAACAGAGATTTCCCAAGAG GTTCAGGTTCAGGAGGATAACAACGATGCAGatgataatgaagatgatgaagctAAAGACAGAAAAGCCCTGGAGAATGAACTCTTCCTCATGGTCACTCAGCTGCAATGGGAGGATGATATAATTTGGAATGGAGAAGATGTTAAACACAAGAGTACCAAGACTCAGCGAGCCAGCCTGGCAGGATGGCTACCCTCTAGCATGACCCGTAATGCTAATGCTTACAATGCACAGCAGG GTCTGACAAGAAGTAATTCCCAGCTGGTGCCACCTACACCTCCACCCATGCCCAAAGCTGCTTCGATTTCTGGCTCAAAGCGAGACAAAAACAGCCACGATAATCAAG CCTCTCAGGAAGAAGACTGTCCTTGGTTCTCCATTTTTCCCATTGATAATGAAGAGTTGGTATACGGACGCTGGGAAGACAACATTATCTGGGATGACCAGGAGATGGATCAAATGCTTGAGCCACCTGTTCTTACACTGGATCCCAATGATGAGAACATAATTCTAG AAATTCCTGATGAAAAGGAGGAGACGACCTCCCACTCGCCATCAAAAGAGAATAAGAAAGAAACCGCAATCAAGAAGAGCCGCATCCTGCTGGGGAAAACGGGCGTGATAAAAGATGAGCCACAGCAA AACATGTCCCAACCTGAGGTCAAAGATCCCTGGAATCTGTCCAATGATGAGTTCTACTATCCCAAACAGCAAGGCCTGAGGGGAACCTTTGGTGGCAACATCATTCAG CACTCCATCCCAGCCCTGGAACTGCGGCAGCCCTTCTTCCCCACTCACATGGGGCCCATGAAGCTTCGCCAGTTCCATCGTCAGACTCTGAAGAAGTACTCGTTTGGAGCTTTGGCTCAGCCAGGTCCCCACCCTGCTCAGCCTCTGCTTAAACACATAAAGAAGAAAGCCAAG ATGCGAGAGCAAGAGCGGCAggcatcaggaggaggagacatgTTCTTCATGCGAACCCCGCAAGACTTGACAGGCAAAGATGGAGATCTGATCCTGGCAGAATACAGTGAAGAATACCCTCCTCTCATCATGCAAGTTGGCATGGCAACTAAAATCAAGAACTACTACAAAAGG AAACCTGGAAAAGATCCTGGAGCACCTGATTGTAAATATGGAGAGACTGTGTACTGTCACACATCCCCTTTCCTTGGTTCTCTGCATCCTGGACAGCTTCTCCAG GCATTTGAGAACAACCTCTTCCGTGCCCCAATCTACCTTCACAAGATGCCTGAGACTGATTTCTTGGTTATACGAACACGACATGGCTACTACATTAGAGAGATTGTAGATATTTTTGTAGTTGGTCAGGAGTGCCCCTTGTTTGAAGTTCCAGGGCCGAACTCCAAACGAGCCAATACTCACATCAGAGACTTCCTGCAG GTGTTCATTTATCGCTTGTTCTGGAAGAGCAAAGATCGGCCACGGAGAATCCGTATGGAGGATATAAAGAAAGCTTTTCCCTCACACTCAGAAAGCAGCATCAGGAAACGACTTAAACTGTGTGCTGACTTCAAACGTACAG ACAGAAATCTGAGCATTGAAAGAGCTTTATACGCCTGCTATGGATTTTACCCCAAAG GGATGGACTCAAACTGGTGGGTGCTGAAGCCTGATTTCAGACTGCCAACAGAAGAAGAGATCAGGGCCATGGTTTCTCCAGAGCAGTGCTGTGCTTACTACAGCATGCTGGTAGCAGAGCAAAGGCTCAAG GATGCTGGATATGGTGAGAAATCCTTCTTTGCTCCAGAGGAGGAGAACGAAGAGGACTTTCAAATGAAGATTGATGATGAG GTGCGGACAGCTCCTTGGAACACAACAAGAGCCTTCATTTCTGCTATGAAGGGGAAGTGCTTGTTAGAGGTTACAGGTGTGGCTGATCCTACAGGCTGTGGAGAAGGTTTCTCCTATGTGAAAGTGCCCAACAAGCCTACTCAACAGAAG GACGATAAAGAGCCGCAGCCGGTGAAGAAGACAGTGACAGGGACAGATGCTGATCTGAGGAGGCTCTCGCTGAAGAATGCCAAGCAGCTGCTGCGCAAGTTTGGTGTACCAGAGGAGGAG aTCAAGAAACTGTCACGCTGGGAAGTTATTGATGTGGTGAGGACCATGTCCACGGAGCAAGCACGCTCAGGAGAGGGACCCATGAGCAAGTTTGCCAGAGGCTCTCGTTTTTCTGTAGCTGAACACCAGGAACGTTACAAGGAAGAGTGCCAGAGAATCTTTGACTTGCAGAACAA AGTGCTGGAGTCGACAGAGGTGCTctccacagacacagacagcagTTCAGCAGAGGATAGTGACTTTGAGGAGATGGGTAAGAACATTGAGAACATGCTGCAGAACAAGAAGACCAGCTCCCAACTTTCCCGTGAGAGGGAAGAGCAGGAGAGGAAGGAGCTGCAGAGGATGCTGATGGGTGAGGAGAGCGATCGTGACAAGGGCCGCAAGGAGCGGCGTAAAGGCCTGT cCAGTTCACTGTCAACCAGTTCCCACAAAGATGACGACACGTCCTCCGTCACCAGCCTGAACTCCTCGGCCACAGGACGCCGACTGAAGATTTATCGCACATTCAGAGATGAGGATGGCAAGGAGTATGTCCGGTGTGAAACAGTGCGGAAGGCTGCAGTCATTGATGCCTACACCAGGATCAGAACCACCAAGGATGATGAATTTAT acGAAAGTTTGCCCTCTTTGATGAGCAGCACAGAGAAGAGATGAGGAAGGAACGTCGGCGTATTCAGGAGCAGCTGAGGAGGCTGAAGAGAAACCAAGAGAAGGATAAGATCAAGGGTCCTCCAGAGAAGAAGACCAAGAAGGTCAAAGAGAGACCAGACCTCAAGGTAAAA CTAAAGTGCGGCGCATGTGGAGCCATTGGACACATGAGGACCAATAAGTTCTGTCCACTTTATTATCAAACCAATGCCCCACCCTCCAACCCAGTCGCCATgacagaggagcaggaggaggagctggaaaaGACAGTCATCCACAATGACAATGAGGAGTTGATCAAGGTGGAGGGCACTAAAATTGTCCTGGGCAAACAGCTCATCGAAAG TGCTGATGAAGTGCGCAGAAAGTCTTTGGTGCTCAAGTTCCCCAAACAACAGCTGccaccaaagaagaagagacGCGTAGGCAGTGCAGTCCATTGTGACTACCTCAAT AAACCCCACAAGGCCATCCACCGCAGACGCACGGACCCCATGGTGACCTTGTCCTCTGTGCTAGAAAGCATCATCAATGACATGCGGGATCACCCTAAT ACATACCCGTTCCACACACCAGTCAATGCTAAGGTTGTGAAGGACTACTATAAGATCATCACACGGCCCATGGACCTGCAAACACTAAGGGAGAATGTACGCAAGCGGATGTACCCATCAAGGGAGGAGTTCCGTGAAGCAGTGGAGCTTATTGTCAAAAACAGCGCCACCTACAATG GGGCAAAACACCCAATAACACAAGTTGCACAGTCCATGCTGGATCTGTGTGATGCTAAACTGAAAGAG AAGGGGGACAGGCTGGTGAGGCTGGAGAAAGCCATCAACCCTctgcttgatgatgatgatcaggtGGCCTTCTCCTTCATCTTGGACAACATTGTAACCCAGAAAATGATGGCGGTTCCCGAT TCATGGCCGTTTCACCAGCCTGTCAACAAGAAGTTTGTGCCAGATTATTATAAAGTTATTGTGAACCCCATGGATCTGGAGACCGTCCGCAAG AACATCTCCAAACATAAATATCAGAACCGAGACACGTTCCTTTCAGATGTCAGTTACATCCACACCAACAGCATCAAGTACAATG GTTCAGACAGTCCTTACACCAAGACAGCTCTCGAGATTGTTAATGTGTGTAAGCAGACTTTGGCAGAG TATGATGAGCACTTGACACAATTGGAGAAAGACATCTCTACTGCTAAAGAGGCAGCTCTAGATGCAGCAGACTTAGAGAGTCTGGACCCAATGACGCCTGGGCCATACACGCCTCAG CCTGCTGATCTGTTTGACAGCGGGGCTTCGGGGAGTGTGCCCAGAGAGCCCAGCAGCCTTTTCTCTGAGGGACCTCTAGTGGGTGCTCCAGAGAAGAGAGTGGGGCAG GGACGGCACAGCAGAAGACCAGGGGAAGAAGAGTCCGATGTGGACATTGAAGGCTTTGATGAGGAAGACGATGGCAAACCCAAGACTCCTGCTCCT GCAGAGGATGCAGAAGGCGATCTGGAGGACGAGGACGATGACGAGGAGATGTTGCTGCCACCTCGCAGGCGGTTGCATGAccaggatgatgatgaggaggaggaggaagaagagggaagATCTAACCGCCCAGCTCAAGCTAGCGTGCTCTATCAGGACCTACTCATGTCTGACGGAGAGGATGATGCCAGCGAAGAGGAGGGCGACAACCCTTTCTCCT CCATACAACTGTCAGAGAGCGGCAGCGACTCTGACAGAGAGGTTGATGTGCGACCCGCACCTCCACGTAGAACTCAGGAGACTGCTCGGATGGGCATGGAGCAGGACGAGAGCATGATGTCATACGAAGGGGATGGGCCTGATGGGCCACATATGGAAGACAGCAATGTCAG TTACGGCAGctatgaggagacagagagtcGGAGTCAGATGCCGCCGTCTAGTTTGGGAAATGGAGAAGAATACGGCAttagtgaggaggaggaggaagatgaagaagatgaggCACGGAGGAGAGGCCCAGCTGTGCTCTCCCAGGTCCAGCTCAGTGAAGATGAGGAAAGCGAAGAGTTCAGATCTGTTGGGGGAGACAGCGACATGGACTCCGACAATtag